One Candidatus Bathyarchaeota archaeon DNA window includes the following coding sequences:
- a CDS encoding type II toxin-antitoxin system VapC family toxin, whose protein sequence is MEGVRNLCLDTDVLIDYIRRPSEAVKLIMEKVYEGKVSAYTTTINSFEIWLGVYLAPKPEELIKETGEFLSQLKIVSFDYKASREASRVMASLRRQGQPIEIRGLFIGSSSKVSGMPLITRNVRHYKRIAGLTVLTPEETIEQLKLSN, encoded by the coding sequence ATGGAAGGTGTAAGAAATCTATGCTTGGACACAGACGTTCTCATAGATTATATCAGAAGACCTTCCGAAGCGGTTAAACTCATCATGGAAAAAGTTTATGAAGGAAAAGTTTCCGCGTACACCACAACCATAAACTCCTTTGAAATATGGCTTGGGGTGTACTTAGCTCCCAAGCCTGAGGAGCTGATTAAGGAAACGGGCGAGTTCCTCAGCCAGCTTAAAATCGTCAGTTTTGACTATAAAGCTTCTAGGGAAGCCAGCCGCGTTATGGCCAGCTTAAGGAGGCAGGGTCAACCCATCGAAATCAGGGGCCTGTTCATAGGTAGCTCTTCCAAGGTAAGCGGAATGCCTCTGATTACCAGAAATGTTCGGCACTACAAAAGAATAGCTGGGTTAACTGTCTTAACGCCAGAGGAAACAATTGAACAGCTTAAGTTGTCAAACTAG
- a CDS encoding AbrB/MazE/SpoVT family DNA-binding domain-containing protein, whose protein sequence is MAEGTVKVTRKYQITIPKEVREKVGVQIGDEIKVMEQGDLIILKKVRKRTLLDLAGCWRGYPEDPDEFMREVRKLWSTWKV, encoded by the coding sequence ATGGCGGAAGGAACAGTTAAGGTAACACGGAAGTATCAGATTACCATTCCGAAGGAAGTGAGGGAGAAGGTTGGTGTTCAGATAGGTGATGAGATAAAGGTCATGGAGCAAGGCGACCTCATAATTCTAAAGAAGGTTCGTAAGAGAACCTTGCTGGATCTTGCTGGATGTTGGAGAGGTTATCCCGAGGATCCAGATGAGTTCATGAGAGAAGTCAGAAAGTTGTGGTCAACATGGAAGGTGTAA